In Natranaerovirga hydrolytica, a single window of DNA contains:
- a CDS encoding HAD family hydrolase, protein MIKAVIFDMDGLMFGTEKLALEGWLKASRQLNYPITEETVEMIRGKNENDSKKIFNTLFGKTVNYDKAKTIKDKYILDTVETYGVPIKKGLLELIKYLKEKNIKMAVATSTAEEKAKKLLELAQINNYFECCTFGDRVRKGKPNPEIYIKTMTQLKVLPNECVLLEDSPNGVIGGHSAGIKVFLVPDLSAPTQEIKEMASYICSDLLKAKESIEKLI, encoded by the coding sequence ATGATAAAAGCAGTCATATTTGATATGGATGGATTAATGTTTGGTACAGAAAAGCTGGCCTTAGAAGGATGGTTAAAAGCTAGTAGACAATTAAATTATCCAATCACAGAAGAAACAGTTGAAATGATTAGAGGAAAAAACGAAAACGACAGTAAAAAAATTTTCAATACGCTCTTTGGAAAAACAGTAAACTATGATAAAGCAAAGACAATTAAAGACAAATATATTTTAGATACAGTAGAAACTTATGGTGTGCCCATTAAAAAGGGTTTACTGGAATTAATTAAGTACTTAAAAGAAAAGAATATAAAAATGGCAGTGGCTACTTCTACAGCTGAAGAAAAAGCAAAAAAGTTATTAGAACTGGCCCAAATCAATAATTATTTTGAGTGTTGTACTTTTGGTGACAGGGTAAGAAAGGGAAAACCTAACCCAGAAATATATATCAAAACAATGACGCAATTAAAAGTGTTGCCTAATGAGTGTGTGTTATTGGAAGATAGCCCAAATGGCGTAATAGGTGGACATAGTGCAGGTATTAAAGTTTTTTTAGTTCCAGATTTAAGTGCCCCAACTCAAGAAATAAAAGAGATGGCTTCATATATCTGTAGCGACTTATTAAAAGCTAAAGAAAGTATAGAAAAACTAATATAG
- a CDS encoding YhcH/YjgK/YiaL family protein, producing MLTSKLTLAEKYDYLSDDFIEAFEFLKNEDLSQLKEGTYPIKEDKIIVNVEEYLTIEASQVSFETHNKYFDIHYVVEGEEKFGYVNRSERDIKNEYNEIEDITFYKEPQKSGYVVLNKGDFVIVSPEDAHKPRCTVDKPCKVKKIVIKILAYPL from the coding sequence ATGCTTACATCAAAGCTAACATTAGCCGAAAAGTATGATTATTTATCTGATGATTTTATAGAAGCCTTTGAGTTTCTAAAAAATGAAGATTTATCTCAGTTAAAAGAAGGTACATATCCAATTAAAGAGGATAAGATTATTGTTAATGTTGAAGAATATTTGACAATAGAAGCGTCTCAAGTATCCTTTGAAACACATAATAAATATTTTGATATTCACTATGTAGTAGAAGGAGAAGAAAAATTTGGGTATGTCAATAGAAGTGAACGAGACATAAAAAATGAATATAATGAAATAGAAGATATTACTTTTTATAAAGAACCACAAAAAAGTGGGTATGTGGTATTAAATAAAGGAGATTTTGTTATTGTGTCTCCTGAAGATGCTCACAAACCACGTTGTACCGTTGATAAACCGTGTAAGGTGAAAAAAATTGTTATTAAAATACTTGCTTATCCCCTTTAA
- a CDS encoding ABC transporter substrate-binding protein, with amino-acid sequence MKKYFVVFMILALMVSVVGCGSDNDNGNDQPQPATQGGSSTDNDDEIEIRFSWWGGDGRHEATLEVIRLFEEANPNVNVIPEYTAWSGHFERVATQLTANDEADLMQINFNWFYNFSPDGERFVDLNTLEGHIDLSNWPDEIFDAVTINGKIQGVPTSVGSRVYYMNTTIYDDLGIDIPETWDDLMAAGNQIRDELGGDYYALGNIEYDASLSLMMFGYLAQMTGKDIFDENDEISYTVEELTEGFNFVQDLVDNHVIPGFHDDSSEKNHENPNWIQGRYPATYNWPSSFSRYYDNLEPEFQENVVAVPYFKLNDNQLHSGTFNKVLMAFSVSPNSDHPEIAAQLIDFMYTNEEAVVAHGLERDVPANTVAQDILAANDLLKGVEFEGQQLIEQYDDMFTFHPFYEDSVVRSTYEDLLDEFVMAEGGMSAEEAAQRLLQETNAAMAEAIADAQDFQ; translated from the coding sequence ATGAAAAAGTATTTTGTAGTATTTATGATTTTAGCATTAATGGTATCAGTTGTAGGTTGTGGTTCTGATAACGATAATGGAAATGACCAGCCACAACCAGCAACTCAAGGAGGCTCATCAACAGACAATGATGATGAAATCGAAATAAGGTTTTCTTGGTGGGGTGGAGACGGACGTCATGAAGCCACATTAGAAGTCATACGATTATTTGAAGAAGCCAATCCAAATGTTAATGTAATTCCTGAGTACACTGCTTGGAGTGGACATTTTGAAAGAGTTGCAACTCAATTAACAGCTAATGATGAAGCAGATTTAATGCAAATCAACTTTAACTGGTTCTATAACTTTTCACCAGATGGAGAAAGATTTGTTGATCTAAATACTTTAGAGGGGCATATTGACTTAAGCAACTGGCCAGATGAAATATTTGACGCAGTAACAATTAATGGAAAGATTCAAGGGGTGCCAACAAGTGTTGGGTCACGAGTTTATTATATGAATACAACAATTTATGATGACTTAGGCATTGATATTCCAGAAACTTGGGATGACTTAATGGCTGCTGGTAATCAAATTAGAGATGAATTAGGTGGAGACTATTATGCATTAGGTAATATTGAATACGATGCAAGTTTATCTCTTATGATGTTTGGATACTTAGCACAAATGACAGGTAAAGATATTTTTGATGAAAATGATGAGATTTCATATACAGTTGAAGAATTAACAGAAGGATTTAATTTCGTACAAGATTTAGTAGATAACCATGTTATTCCTGGATTCCATGACGACTCATCGGAAAAAAATCATGAAAATCCAAATTGGATTCAAGGTAGATATCCAGCAACTTATAATTGGCCATCATCATTTAGTAGATACTATGATAACTTAGAACCAGAGTTTCAAGAAAATGTAGTAGCTGTTCCATATTTCAAACTAAATGATAATCAACTTCACAGTGGTACATTTAATAAAGTGTTAATGGCTTTTTCAGTAAGTCCTAATTCAGACCATCCAGAAATAGCAGCACAGTTAATTGATTTTATGTATACAAATGAAGAAGCCGTTGTAGCTCACGGATTAGAAAGAGACGTACCAGCTAATACAGTAGCTCAAGATATTTTAGCAGCAAATGATTTATTAAAAGGTGTGGAATTTGAAGGACAACAATTAATTGAACAATATGATGATATGTTTACATTCCATCCTTTCTATGAAGACAGTGTTGTAAGATCTACGTATGAAGATTTATTAGACGAATTTGTAATGGCTGAAGGCGGAATGTCTGCTGAAGAAGCAGCACAAAGACTTCTTCAAGAAACAAATGCTGCTATGGCAGAAGCAATAGCAGATGCACAAGATTTTCAATAA
- a CDS encoding SHOCT domain-containing protein: MWYNWTNGANSARSACGFGFGGGMFGMGVFWLIIIGIIIFLIFKDRNKENNQAQSILKERFAKGELTEEEFQVKSKYLK, translated from the coding sequence ATGTGGTACAATTGGACAAACGGTGCCAATTCAGCTAGAAGTGCTTGTGGCTTTGGATTTGGAGGAGGTATGTTTGGAATGGGAGTATTTTGGCTCATTATTATAGGAATTATTATATTTTTAATATTTAAGGATCGTAATAAAGAAAATAACCAAGCACAAAGCATTCTTAAAGAACGTTTTGCAAAGGGTGAATTAACTGAAGAAGAATTTCAAGTTAAAAGCAAATATCTAAAATAA
- a CDS encoding sensor histidine kinase, which yields MKITLTKKMTLVFAFSSIIMIGMFFLVTKLIIDNTFESYIYDNQERRNQEIVSYLESTTTLSHDVLMALSHNAMTEGYYLTLRDTNEEVIWTSHNHSSRMMPHSHSQRHTSTSSDHYVESTYSIYQNNNLIGYVDIGQYGSLLLSDSDIKFKNTLFTGLGIVAILGLVLAIFIGYFIAKQLTKPIITINDTANLLERDLSSRVSIRSNTFEIDKLASTINHLASTLEQQELLRKRLTSDISHELRTPLNVLQNQIEALLDHIWEPTPDKLKICYEEVVRLTRLVENLDKLTDLDAHISSLNKKTLSLNELIQTVMIQFETMYLEKKIFLKFESDENVLINGDKDKLKQVIINLLKNAYHYTSENDFVKVSVENASHHVIIIVEDSGCGIKKEDIPFVFERFYRGDSSRNKATGGSGLGLSIVKEIINAHNGTIRVESTEGQGSKFIISLPK from the coding sequence ATGAAAATCACTTTAACTAAAAAAATGACATTAGTCTTTGCTTTTTCTTCAATTATAATGATTGGTATGTTCTTCCTAGTAACTAAACTAATCATTGATAATACATTTGAAAGCTATATATACGACAATCAAGAACGTAGAAATCAAGAAATTGTTTCTTACTTAGAAAGTACAACGACTCTTAGTCATGATGTTTTGATGGCTTTAAGTCATAATGCTATGACAGAAGGGTATTATCTGACTTTGCGTGATACCAATGAAGAGGTTATATGGACTTCTCATAATCACTCTTCTAGAATGATGCCACATAGTCATTCTCAAAGACATACATCCACTTCTTCAGATCATTATGTAGAATCCACTTATTCTATTTATCAAAATAATAATCTAATTGGATATGTTGATATTGGACAATACGGTTCTTTACTTTTAAGTGATTCAGATATTAAGTTTAAAAACACACTTTTTACAGGGCTTGGTATTGTTGCTATATTGGGTTTGGTATTAGCGATTTTTATAGGTTACTTTATTGCTAAACAACTAACGAAACCAATTATTACCATTAATGACACCGCTAACTTGTTAGAAAGAGATCTATCTTCAAGAGTTTCTATACGTTCTAATACTTTTGAAATTGATAAATTGGCTTCTACAATAAATCATTTGGCTTCAACACTAGAGCAACAAGAACTTTTAAGAAAGCGCTTAACTTCTGATATCTCTCATGAACTTAGAACACCTTTAAATGTATTACAAAATCAAATTGAAGCTTTATTAGATCATATATGGGAGCCTACGCCGGACAAATTAAAAATTTGTTACGAAGAGGTCGTTCGCTTAACTAGACTAGTAGAGAATTTGGACAAACTAACTGATTTAGATGCACACATTTCATCATTAAATAAAAAGACGCTTTCATTAAATGAGTTGATACAAACCGTTATGATACAATTTGAGACCATGTATTTAGAAAAAAAGATTTTTTTAAAATTTGAATCTGACGAAAATGTATTGATTAACGGAGATAAAGATAAACTGAAACAGGTTATTATTAATTTGTTAAAAAATGCTTATCACTATACCTCTGAAAATGATTTTGTAAAAGTAAGTGTGGAAAACGCTTCACACCACGTGATAATTATTGTTGAAGATTCTGGCTGCGGTATTAAAAAAGAAGATATTCCATTTGTTTTTGAAAGGTTTTATAGAGGAGACTCTTCAAGAAATAAAGCGACTGGAGGTTCTGGGTTAGGACTCTCCATTGTAAAAGAAATTATTAATGCCCATAATGGTACGATTCGCGTTGAAAGCACAGAAGGACAAGGTAGTAAATTTATCATTTCCTTGCCTAAATAA
- a CDS encoding response regulator transcription factor, whose translation MANILIIEDEEKVLEVVQAYLEKDNHTVSTALDGAKGLDLFFQIQPDLLILDLMLPTINGEEICKEVRKQSDLPIIMLTAKSTVDDRISGLQLGADDYLIKPFSPRELVVRVQTLLRRVKASKTISPILKFNHDDLIIHTTEHRVYKNNVPLNLTGLEYKFLIFFAVNPNKVFSREALIDKVLGIDYNGYDRTIDAHIKNIRKKIETNPKKPEYIKTVFGIGYRFEGEKNENHFN comes from the coding sequence ATGGCAAATATTTTAATTATAGAAGATGAAGAAAAAGTGCTAGAAGTTGTTCAAGCATATTTAGAAAAAGATAATCATACAGTTTCTACTGCTCTTGATGGTGCTAAAGGTTTAGATTTGTTTTTTCAAATACAACCTGATTTATTGATTCTTGACTTAATGTTACCTACTATAAACGGTGAAGAAATTTGTAAAGAAGTTCGCAAACAATCTGATCTGCCTATTATTATGTTAACTGCTAAAAGCACAGTTGATGATCGAATTAGTGGGTTACAATTAGGTGCTGACGATTATTTAATAAAACCATTTAGTCCAAGAGAACTGGTTGTTAGGGTTCAAACTTTGCTTCGTAGGGTTAAGGCATCAAAAACCATTTCACCTATTTTAAAATTCAATCACGATGATTTAATTATTCATACTACAGAACACCGTGTATACAAAAATAATGTTCCTCTTAATCTTACTGGATTAGAATATAAATTTTTAATTTTCTTTGCCGTTAATCCAAATAAGGTTTTTTCTAGAGAAGCGTTAATTGATAAAGTTCTTGGAATCGACTATAATGGCTATGACCGAACCATAGATGCCCATATAAAAAATATACGAAAAAAAATAGAAACCAACCCTAAAAAACCTGAATATATTAAAACTGTTTTTGGCATTGGGTATAGATTTGAAGGTGAGAAAAATGAAAATCACTTTAACTAA
- a CDS encoding RCC1 domain-containing protein, with protein MKQRMKKIFSIILTLSVAMTLVMPTQVLGANEKRQIINVGENSCAVIMNDGSLWTWGNNQDGQLGDGTKQNRNKPVKIMENVVQVSIGESHGLAVKSDGTLWGWGSNLFYQLGDLEEIDVLTPVLLMEDVATASAGGALSLVVKKDGTLWGAGSNYLGMLGVGEDVYTREFVKILDDVEKVYSGNWHNGAIKKDGSLWVWGDNIDGQLGDGTTEIRYTPIKIMDNVKDVVMVRWHTLVIKEDNSLWGFGRNGLGQLGDGTEENKKTPIKIMDDVKKASIESQYTVVLKNDNTLWEFGYRGFIEDSEYGMLMLTPEKLKEDVMSMAVGERHILIVTLDGDLVTMGENESGQLGDGTNEDNYKGVVIIDGLTNEPIFYSEPNQEESSKPSLWAEEGVNEAIQYDLVTERVLSHYQENITREEFCELVVKLYENLKGKPLEVSVANEFIDTNNEEVLKAYELGIVYGISQDKFGPAQSITREEIAVMFDRLLKALEINPTLTMEYVYFSDEADISTWAKDSVQKLNKLGIINGIGSEQIGPKDLATREQAILFVLRTYKLFN; from the coding sequence ATGAAGCAAAGAATGAAAAAAATTTTTTCTATCATTTTGACATTAAGTGTGGCAATGACGTTGGTAATGCCAACTCAAGTTTTAGGGGCTAATGAAAAGAGACAGATTATTAATGTTGGAGAGAATTCTTGTGCTGTTATTATGAATGATGGTAGTTTATGGACTTGGGGAAACAATCAAGATGGACAATTAGGTGATGGTACAAAACAAAACAGAAACAAGCCTGTGAAGATAATGGAAAATGTCGTACAAGTTTCCATAGGAGAAAGCCATGGATTAGCAGTAAAAAGTGATGGTACGTTATGGGGCTGGGGATCAAATTTGTTTTATCAATTAGGTGATCTTGAAGAGATTGATGTCCTTACGCCTGTATTATTAATGGAAGATGTTGCTACGGCTTCTGCAGGTGGTGCTTTATCATTGGTTGTCAAAAAAGATGGGACACTGTGGGGAGCAGGCAGTAATTATTTGGGAATGTTAGGTGTTGGAGAAGATGTGTATACAAGAGAATTTGTAAAAATCTTAGATGATGTAGAAAAAGTATATTCAGGAAACTGGCACAATGGAGCCATTAAAAAAGATGGTAGTTTGTGGGTTTGGGGAGACAATATAGATGGACAGTTAGGTGACGGAACAACTGAAATAAGATATACACCAATAAAAATAATGGATAACGTTAAAGACGTTGTCATGGTCAGATGGCATACATTGGTTATAAAAGAAGATAATAGTTTATGGGGATTTGGTCGAAATGGGCTTGGACAATTAGGAGATGGTACAGAGGAGAATAAAAAAACACCTATAAAAATAATGGATGATGTCAAGAAAGCATCCATAGAAAGCCAATACACTGTTGTGTTAAAAAATGATAATACGTTATGGGAGTTTGGTTATAGAGGATTTATAGAGGACTCAGAATATGGTATGCTTATGCTAACACCAGAAAAATTAAAAGAAGATGTAATGAGTATGGCAGTTGGGGAAAGACATATATTGATAGTGACCTTAGATGGGGACTTAGTGACTATGGGTGAAAACGAATCTGGTCAATTAGGAGATGGAACCAATGAGGATAATTATAAGGGTGTAGTCATTATAGATGGATTAACAAATGAACCAATTTTTTATTCAGAACCCAATCAAGAAGAAAGCTCAAAACCATCTTTATGGGCAGAAGAAGGAGTAAATGAAGCCATTCAGTATGATTTAGTAACTGAAAGAGTTTTAAGCCATTATCAAGAAAATATAACACGAGAAGAATTTTGTGAGTTGGTTGTCAAGTTGTATGAAAATTTGAAAGGCAAACCATTAGAGGTATCCGTGGCAAATGAGTTTATAGATACAAATAATGAAGAAGTATTAAAAGCTTATGAACTAGGCATTGTATATGGCATTAGTCAGGATAAATTTGGACCGGCACAATCCATTACTAGAGAAGAAATAGCCGTTATGTTTGATAGACTTTTAAAGGCTTTAGAAATTAATCCAACACTAACAATGGAATATGTTTATTTCTCAGATGAAGCAGATATATCTACTTGGGCAAAAGACTCGGTTCAAAAACTAAATAAACTCGGTATCATTAATGGCATTGGTTCAGAACAAATAGGACCTAAAGACTTAGCAACGAGAGAACAAGCCATCTTATTTGTCTTAAGAACCTATAAATTATTTAATTAA
- a CDS encoding RpiB/LacA/LacB family sugar-phosphate isomerase, producing MKIALINENSQAAKNEIAYNTLKKVVEPKGHTVYNYGMYTPEDDTQLTYVMAGLLSSILLETKAADFVVTGCGTGEGAVMAANAFPGVLCGHIVDPADGFLFAQINDGNAISLAFAKGFGWGAELNLEYIFEKLFQGEKGQGYPKERVEPQQRNKKILDEVKKVTHVDLLTILKNIDQEFLKTAISGPKFQEYFFANCQDQEVADYLKSVLN from the coding sequence ATGAAAATTGCACTAATAAATGAAAATAGCCAAGCGGCTAAAAATGAAATTGCTTACAATACTTTGAAGAAGGTAGTAGAACCAAAAGGACATACAGTTTATAATTATGGTATGTATACGCCAGAAGATGACACTCAGTTAACATATGTTATGGCCGGTTTATTGTCATCTATTTTATTAGAAACAAAAGCAGCAGATTTTGTTGTAACAGGTTGTGGTACAGGTGAAGGTGCAGTAATGGCAGCTAATGCATTTCCTGGTGTGTTATGTGGACACATTGTAGATCCAGCTGATGGGTTCTTATTTGCTCAAATAAACGATGGTAATGCCATATCATTAGCATTTGCAAAAGGATTCGGATGGGGTGCTGAATTAAACTTAGAATACATCTTTGAAAAATTATTCCAAGGTGAAAAAGGCCAAGGCTATCCAAAAGAGAGAGTTGAGCCACAACAAAGAAATAAAAAGATTTTAGATGAAGTTAAAAAAGTGACCCATGTAGACTTATTAACGATCTTAAAAAATATTGACCAAGAATTCTTAAAAACTGCTATAAGTGGACCAAAGTTCCAAGAATATTTCTTTGCAAATTGCCAAGATCAAGAAGTAGCAGATTACTTAAAAAGCGTATTAAACTAA